The DNA segment GCGTTCGTGCTGATCGAGTCGGACGGTTCGCTCCACGGGGCGTTCGTGGAGCGGGTGTGCCGCGAGATCGCGCGGGCGCGGGAGGCGCGGCCGTTCGAGGCGCGGACGGTCTACTTCGGGGGCGGCACGCCGTCGCTTCTATCGCCGAAGGAGCTGGAGCGGATTCTGCAGGCCGTGGGGGGCGCGCCCGAGGAGGTGACCGTGGAGTGCAACCCGGAGGGCCTGCGCCTGGAGGGATGGAGGGAGATCGGCGTCAACCGGATCACGCTGGGCGTGCAGGCGCTGGAGGACGGGCTTTTGCGGTTCCTGGGGCGGGAGCACGACGCGGAGGGGGCGCGCCGCGCGTGGCGGGAGGCGTCGCGGCGGTTCGACAACGTGTGCGTGGACCTGATCTTCGGGGTGCCGGGCCAGACGCTGGAGGGGTGGCGGCGGACGCTCCTGGAGGTGCGGGCGTGGCGCCCCGCGCACCTGTCGCTCTACGGTCTGACGTACGAGCCCGGCACGCCGTTCGCGAAGATCCGGGACCGGCTTCCGGAGCGAACGGAGCGGGAGATGTACGAGACGGCGATGGATCTGCTCTCGGAGTATCACCACTACGAGATTTCGAACTGGGCGCTGCCGGGCCGGGAGTCGCGGCACAATCGAGGCTACTGGGAGGGGCGGCCGT comes from the Planctomycetota bacterium genome and includes:
- a CDS encoding coproporphyrinogen-III oxidase family protein translates to MLIESDGSLHGAFVERVCREIARAREARPFEARTVYFGGGTPSLLSPKELERILQAVGGAPEEVTVECNPEGLRLEGWREIGVNRITLGVQALEDGLLRFLGREHDAEGARRAWREASRRFDNVCVDLIFGVPGQTLEGWRRTLLEVRAWRPAHLSLYGLTYEPGTPFAKIRDRLPERTEREMYETAMDLLSEYHHYEISNWALPGRESRHNRGYWEGRPYLGFGPGAHSYVSPERWWNVSNVREYLRREDPVGGRETLTAEQERIERLFLGLRQDAGVEGVEVPPGLERFLERTEEGRV